A window from Salvia miltiorrhiza cultivar Shanhuang (shh) chromosome 2, IMPLAD_Smil_shh, whole genome shotgun sequence encodes these proteins:
- the LOC131008355 gene encoding LOW QUALITY PROTEIN: CASP-like protein 5C1 (The sequence of the model RefSeq protein was modified relative to this genomic sequence to represent the inferred CDS: inserted 1 base in 1 codon; deleted 1 base in 1 codon), giving the protein MKSVPGSLGTTASIALRFGQVIFSSSSIVFMSLXMSLGVAIPWSFTLAILDGYSILAKFPVHQSGIFMVIITGDLVLPFLTLAAASSTASLVEILLKTDVSFCPSRLCSRYQISAAMAFIRESKSIGAEVNWGVRFNNANDAQHFLKNLYKEVALRLQGCGVQGRAFTLKVVSKTLYDRFLF; this is encoded by the exons ATGAAAAGTGTACCGGGATCTTTAGGAACAACTGCTAGCATTGCTTTGAGGTTTGGGCAGGTCATATTCTCTTCATCGTCTATAGTCTTCATGTCTT AGATGTCTTTAGGAGTTGCTATTCCATGGAGTTTCACTTTGGCGATACTCGATGGATATTCCATCCTGGCTAAGTTTCCCGTACATCAATCTGGCATTTTCATGGTTATCATAACAGGGGACTTG GTATTACCCTTTCTCACACTAGCAGCAGCAAGCTCAACTGCAAGTCTTGTTGAAATTCTGCTAAAAACAGATGTATCC TTTTGTCCCTCGAGACTTTGTAGTAGATATCAGATATCTGCAGCAATGGCTTTCATAAGG GAAAGCAAGTCTATTGGTGCAGAAGTAAACTGGGGTGTCAGATTCAATAATGCAAATGAT GCTCAACACTTTCTAAAAAATCTATACAAGGAGGTAGCACTTCGATTGCAGGGATGTGGAGTGCAAGGAAGAGCTTTTACTCTCAAGGTTGTGTCTAAAacattgtatgatagatttttgttttag